A single window of Nicotiana sylvestris chromosome 3, ASM39365v2, whole genome shotgun sequence DNA harbors:
- the LOC104243069 gene encoding uncharacterized protein, translating to MDFHSLTRRELQALCKKNKIPANITNVAMADALASLDTVDGIEEFLNPCESETADSASMVSPEKSKKVSASVPCTSTRTGGRARGTTAKAVNEAKVEMIETPALPTTRRRRAAATSVRSKLETSMKECESDEHIGDQVEMEKKEVPKTPAAGHTSRRREVKAKTSVTQVNSTRRSTRLAGKTGSESITQENEKSGSITYDAYSEDDNENLEVDSKQHSSHENEELDRNGIDLKAAEESLDVDKASEILSVQDSNVLVENLMEVEVGVQEVSADSLAVDVLNKEAEKGLEVEVPYHSNNGPEEVYAKEDNVLENGIQMVSGEEESGGLHSKMMDVELLEDSVVDAFNSENENQIESMNEVNGNKQIEGSAAKEVNDGEGETKDEDIQNKSQELTQENQPHWDEIFDFEEDNVAEENHDDEIYECEVDDGTESNSDDAGEGELMEHKKEKGEINVSGNLQCLKDVSEANVELPGDKLMDKSEVDGDEADVDNTAAAPLFPLVSLVPNANSMGEVESFNAETNLDVLDMNLFGQLNREMEAKASEGLHLLKDVSEANIEFAGEEPIKEFEVDDAQADLDPAAHSPVASPIPNAASKSVSTLILEPVHIPSASTTVNPVLITETSCLTPVKISSSKTPMKKSMSKASAATKVAQIHDDKENIDNSGRKFVLTKEKLKKNKNNAGNNSKQSLQDLSLRQLTKMLKEMHISKDPKIMDSTNTKAASSRPALQTLPENRLMGETEK from the exons ATGGATTTCCACAGCCTCACAAGGAGAGAGCTCCAAGCTCTTTGTAAGAAGAACAAAATCCCAGCTAACATCACTAATGTCGCCATGGCTGATGCGCTCGCTTCTCTCGACACT GTCGATGGTATTGAGGAGTTCCTGAATCCATGTGAATCGGAAACTGCAGACTCCGCGTCCATGGTGTCTCCTGAAAAGTCGAAAAAAGTATCAGCGAGTGTACCTTGTACCTCGACTAGGACTGGCGGGAGAGCAAGAGGAACGACGGCCAAAGCTGTCAATGAAGCAAAGGTTGAGATGATTGAGACTCCTGCCTTGCCAACTACCAGAAGAAGAAGGGCTGCAGCAACTTCAGTTCGTTCGAAATTGGAAACCTCAATGAAAGAATGTGAATCAGATGAGCACATTGGTGATCAGGTTGAGATGGAAAAGAAAGAGGTTCCAAAGACACCAGCAGCTGGGCATACTAGCCGAAGAAGGGAAGTGAAGGCAAAGACTTCAGTCACGCAAGTGAATAGCACCCGTCGATCAACTAGGTTAGCTGGGAAAACTGGCtctgaatcaatcacacaagAGAACGAAAAATCGGGATCCATTACGTATGATGCGTATTCGGAAGACGATAATGAAAATTTGGAGGTGGACTCTAAGCAGCATTCTAGTCATGAGAATGAAGAATTAGATAGAAATG GTATTGATTTGAAAGCAGCAGAAGAGAGTTTGGATGTCGATAAAGCTTCAGAGATTTTATCAGTTCAAGATTCAAATGTCTTGGTAGAAAACTTAATGGAAGTGGAAGTTGGTGTTCAAGAAGTAAGTGCCGATAGCCTTGCAGTTGATGTCTTGAACAAAGAAGCAGAAAAGGGCTTGGAGGTAGAAGTACCGTATCACAGTAACAACG GGCCTGAAGAAGTATATGCAAAAGAAGATAATGTACTTGAAAACGGGATACAAATGGTTTCTGGCGAAGAGGAATCTGGGGGTCTGCATTCTAAAATGATGGACGTTGAGCTCCTTGAAGATAGCG TTGTTGATGCATTCAACTCTGAGAATGAGAATCAAATTGAGTCCATGAACGAAGTGAACGGAAATAAACAAATAGAAGGATCTGCTGCAAAGGAAGTGAATGATGGAGAGGGAGAAACAAAAGACGAAGATATTCAGAACAAAAGCCAGGAGTTGACCCAAGAAAATCAACCCCACTGGGACGAAATCTTTGATTTTGAGGAAGATAATGTTGCAGAGGAAAACCATGATGATGAGATATATGAATGTGAAGTGGATGATGGAACAGAATCTAATTCTGATGATGCAGGAGAAGGAGAGTTGATGGAACACAAGAAAGAAAAGGGGGAGATAAATGTTAGTGGAAATCTTCAGTGTTTGAAAGATGTTTCAGAAGCTAATGTAGAGCTTCCTGGAGACAAACTGATGGACAAATCTGAAGTTGACGGTGATGAGGCTGATGTGGATAATACTGCTGCTGCTCCTCTTTTCCCCTTGGTTTCTCTTGTTCCTAATGCCAATTCAATGGGAGAAGTTGAAAGTTTTAATGCAGAAACTAACTTGGATGTTCTTGATATGAATTTGTTCGGGCAGTTGAACCGTGAGATGGAGGCTAAGGCGAGTGAAGGTCTTCATCTTCTGAAAGATGTTTCAGAAGCTAACATAGAATTTGCTGGAGAAGAACCCATAAAAGAATTTGAAGTTGATGATGCACAGGCTGATTTGGATCCTGCTGCTCATTCCCCTGTGGCTTCGCCTATACCTAATGCTGCCTCAAAATCTGTCTCCACTTTGATACTGGAACCAGTGCATATTCCGTCTGCCTCGACAACAGTGAACCCTGTTCTCATCACAGAAACAAGCTGTTTGACACCAGTGAAGATATCTTCAAGCAAGACACCAATGAAGAAGTCCATGAGCAAAGCATCAGCAGCAACAAAAGTGGCTCAGATCCATGATGACAAGGAGAATATAGATAACAGTGGCAGAAAATTCGTCCTGACAAAAGAGAAgttgaagaaaaacaaaaacaatgcTGGCAATAACAGTAAGCAATCCTTGCAAGATTTAAGCTTGAGGCAGCTTACAAAAATGTTGAAAGAGATGCATATTTCAAAAGATCCTAAAATAATGGATAGCACTAACACAAAG GCGGCAAGTTCAAGACCAGCTTTGCAGACACTTCCAGAAAATCGCTTGATGGGTGAAACTGAGAAGTGA
- the LOC138888200 gene encoding protein PXR1-like, with protein MLLIVAEGSLVGGYEGVNETIRSREEGEGPQEESRKLVEEGRELVPVENLALDSTTGETNEGPDPSAQEEPSTPTWDETPHSSKEPQVNTNLAPSPHFDAEPLTMVFLEMKSLYEEENENSEEDYDNVYVASFIAARKKQRIEEEKKKRRSVKGGKQVNEEEVPPALVVDIDEEENEEPDSLIRKSSKKPAIPRSRRKSSMKNVEVEESGEKVSEKSGKKLSEKSAKKEKSVRKSVKKKAGDNEEPGSSKKAKVGVAKDE; from the exons ATGTTGTTAATCGTTGCTGAGGGGAGTTTGGTTGGTGGTTATGAGGGTGTCAATGAGACCATTAGGTCTCGTGAGGAAGGTGAAGGTCCTCAAGAAGAGAGTAGGAAACTGGTGGAAGAGGGTAGGGAACTGGTGCCCGTTGAAAATCTGGCACTGGACAGTACTACTGGGGAAACAAATGAGGGACCTGATCCCTCAGCCCAAGAGGAGCCCTCTACTCCTACTTGGGATGAAACTCCTCACTCTTCAAAAGAGCCCCAGGTCAATACTAATCTTGCTCCCTCCCCTCACTTTGATGCTGAGCCATTAACCATGGTTTTTCTTGAGATGAAATCTCTTTATGAGGAAGAAAATGAGAACAGTGAGGAGGATTATGACAATGTGTATGTTGCAAGCTTTATTGCGGCTAGGA aaaaacaaagaatagaagaagagaagaagaaaagaaggtcGGTAAAGGGTGGAAAACAGGTGAATGAAGAGGAAGTGCCTCCAGCACTAGTTGTTGATATTGATGAAGAGGAGAATGAGGAACCTGATTCCTTAATTCGTAAGTCCTCTAAGAAACCTGCAATTCCAAGATCGAGGAGAAAGTCATCTATGAAAAATGTTGAGGTAGAAGAGTCTGGGGAGAAGGTGTCTGAGAAGTCTGGTAAGAAACTGTCTGAGAAATCTGCAAAGAAAGAGAAAAGTGTGAGAAAGTCTGTGAAAAAGAAGGCTGGTGAcaatgaggaacctggttcctccaAGAAGGCCAAGGTGGGTGTGGCCAAGGATGAATGA